The sequence below is a genomic window from Candidatus Zymogenaceae bacterium.
ATGGATGACGCAGACCGCATCGCGGATATGCTCATTGCAGCGAAAAACCCGGTGATGATCACCGGAAGGGGCATCCACGCCGCCAAGGCGTACGCGGAGGTTCAAGAGACGGCCGAGCTTCTGGGTATGCCGGTTGCGACCAGCTACATGGGAAAGAGCACCATCCCCGAGGTACACGACCTGGCCCTCGGCACCACCGGGATCATCGGCCAAAAGGCCGCGAACGAGCGGGTGACGAATGCGGACGTCATCTTCGCCGTGGGAACGGGATTGGCGCCGGAGAATATGAAGATGCTCTCCCCCGATTTCATCCGTCCGATGGAGCAGAAGATCATCCAGGTGGACATCGAACCGCTCCACGTGGGGTGGACGTATCCGGTGACAATCGGCGTGACGTCAGAGGCGAAGTGTGCACTTCGGGCGATTATCGACGCCGTCAAGGAGAGAAACCCGAAGATCGACGTGAAAAAGAGGATCGAGGAGGTCAAGGCGTTCAAGAAGGCACACGGCTATTTTGAAAACATCTCTCACGACTCCACCGACACGCCGATCCCGCCGGGCAGAATCGTCGGCGAGGTCTCGAAGGTGCTCGGTCCCGACGACCTCCTGGTGCTGGACGCAGGAAACAATCGGATATTTTTTACACACCTGTTCCAGTCCACACATGTGGGGCAGATATTCGCCGGCGGCGGCGCAGCCGCCATGGGATGGGGGCCGCCGGCGGCCCTGGCCGCGCAATTGCTCAATCCAAAGAAGAGGGTGATGTGCCCGACCGGTGACGGCTGCATGTTCATGGCCCTCAGCTGCCTGGAGACCGCGGTCCAGTACGATATACCGGTCACCTACGTGATCCTCAACAATTCTGTTTTGGGCAACGTCAATGATTTTATGAATCCACAGCGGAGGAAGATTACCGAATACAACGAGCCCGATTTGGCATCCCTGGCGAAGGCTTCGGGATGGATGGGGATAAAGGTGAAAAAACCCCAGGAACTAGAGCCCGCACTCAGAGAGGCCGTCGAGAGCGAGAGGCCGGCGCTTGTGGATATCACGACACTGCACCAGCCGCATTTCACGATGATGCCGTTTTAAAAATCGGAAAGATGCATCATGAAGTATGCAGATGCTGAAAGTATTGGAGAATAGTAAATAGCAACAACTCAAATGGTTCCTCTCCGGCGTCTTTTCCTTATCGTCCCCACGTGCCGGAGAGGAATCCTTACTTTCAAATAAGGGACGGTTTCGATTGATAAAAATATCCAATAGAACAGAAGAGAACATACAAGGATGATACGATCATCCGGGACGGCGGTAAAATCGTACAGTGAAGGCGGTTGTGGGTGCGCCCCACATCATCGGCGCGTATATAACAAGATCCATTGACGAGGAGCTTTCATGCGATATGTGCGGCGATGGGCTTGAAGATATCTCGGTGACATTCGTTCAACTCAATTCGGGTGAGCCGGTAATCGGGGCGTTGAGGTTTCCGGGTGCGTGTGATGTCCTGTGTGTCGGGAAAAGAGGGACATCGAATAGTCATGTCGTTTGTTTTTTTACTATAAAAAACGAATTGTAAAGGATTTTAGGTGCGGTAGTTGTGAGTTGCGTTGACAGTTTCCCTTCCTGTGAGACGGTTTTACTATACTTCGCCATGCTTTCCTCGGCTACCGTCTCTTCATACACAAGTCACTGACACAAATCCAGGCCGTCAGGGAAGGTCTCCCGGGGCGTTCGTCCCTGACGGTACTTCCCGTGCCTCGTTGTAGAGATTCATGAAGCCGTCAAGATCGGCCGGTATCTCCTCAAGGAACCGATGGAGTTTCTTCCTGAAGGCCACCTCGTAAAACTCATTCTTGATAATCTGATAAAGTCGCCCCACCGATCCGTCTGTCTGCGGACGCCTGACCCGTCTCCTCGTGTGCTCGACGTACCAACTCCACACACTTCACCGATGCTGATCTGAATGTCCGGCATTTTAGGGAATTTTTAAGAAATCTAGGGCGATCACTATCGTCTCTATACGACAAGACCTTTTCAAAAGGCAGTCATGTGGTCATATTTCGATAAAACACGAAGTTAATACCTTTTTCCACATTTCCTCTTGACAATCTTTTCAGGATTGCTATAATCAGAAAAAAAGTAGACCGACGGTATACTTTTATTTGGCACGATTCAATTCTATCTTTCATGAGGATCTCTCGGGGTAACAATGGGCCATCTTGAGATACATTGTACGGAACAAGCAATCTCTGAAAGTCGTCGAGAACAAAATAAAAACGCTATTCGGATGCGCATTTCCATGGCCGCGCACAACCTCTTTCTTGAAACCGGGTACAGTAAAACGACAATTGCCGATATCGCCCGGCGTGCTAACGTCACGAAACGCACGCTTTACAGTTATTTTCCCTCAAAAATAACTCTATATATCGAGATGTATGATTACTATCTCGAAAGATATCACCAGGTCATCGTGGACGCGGTTCGATCGGAAATGCCGACGAGGGAGAAATTGCTTTTTCTCATGGACTCTTTGTTTGCCTTT
It includes:
- a CDS encoding thiamine pyrophosphate-binding protein, with the protein product MPKATEVMADILVQAGIEYIFGIPGGCTPFLFEALEEKQDKIKMILSRQEGTASCMADMYGRITGKPAVIMGQGAWMGSNAAFGIMEAYLAGVPMLIITETSDYASLPLHQPYQNATGDYGAFDLPSIMRSMTKFTTVATNASEFAHGIQLAIKHATTGKPGPAAVIIRWSVISEELDPDTANPRLYPIAGHLNVSPPSITMDDADRIADMLIAAKNPVMITGRGIHAAKAYAEVQETAELLGMPVATSYMGKSTIPEVHDLALGTTGIIGQKAANERVTNADVIFAVGTGLAPENMKMLSPDFIRPMEQKIIQVDIEPLHVGWTYPVTIGVTSEAKCALRAIIDAVKERNPKIDVKKRIEEVKAFKKAHGYFENISHDSTDTPIPPGRIVGEVSKVLGPDDLLVLDAGNNRIFFTHLFQSTHVGQIFAGGGAAAMGWGPPAALAAQLLNPKKRVMCPTGDGCMFMALSCLETAVQYDIPVTYVILNNSVLGNVNDFMNPQRRKITEYNEPDLASLAKASGWMGIKVKKPQELEPALREAVESERPALVDITTLHQPHFTMMPF